One part of the Astatotilapia calliptera chromosome 9, fAstCal1.2, whole genome shotgun sequence genome encodes these proteins:
- the plcd1a gene encoding 1-phosphatidylinositol 4,5-bisphosphate phosphodiesterase delta-1a isoform X2, with protein MDLNGTSSKLGLEGDSDLQFLLLGGKLVKVRSKSWKHGRYFKLEEDCQTFSHESKKAFKQNHTFSIDDIESVRKGRHSEGLKKYTDASVEDLCFSIIFKGRKKNLDLMAESPEDVNKWVSSLEKIINNMHNLSNQKKSEHWIFSCIRKADKNGDNMMTLKEVKHFLRQINVEVDDSYAADLFKKCDTSNSDTLEGEEIKQFYEMLTRREEIDIIYGKYAQTEGQMSDRDLLNFLLNEQREQATAEDAHRLIEKYEVDKTAKQNNCMTKDGFLMYLQQDDGCILNPAHRSVYQDMNQPLNHYYISSSHNTYLMADQLKGPSSTEAYIKALMKSCRCVELDCWDGANGEPVIYHGHTLTSKVLFKDVIKAIKDYAFKTSQYPVILSLENHCTVEQQKLMARHLVFFLGDALVKKPLGDTMPTNFPSPEALKGKFLIKGKRLNKLDSIFTNNNVIEDGTVSEEDEAAECKENSQKEKPKKSNIKLDKELSDIVIYCKSVHFNSFEHARENQAFYEMSSFKESKAFNLAETSATAFMHHNMDKLSRIYPAGSRTDSSNYNPVPMWNVGCQIVALNFQTNSKEMHLNQGRFLMNGFCGYILKPEFQRNLSSQFNPNALTEGSWLKKKIFHVMVISAQQLPKINKEKQKSIVDPLVKVEIHGVQADNASKETHHIENNGFNPMWNKKFQFDISVPELALVRFLLEDHDTASQNDFIGQYCLPLTSVQNGYRHVPVLNKRGDNISSASLFVHLMLLDAP; from the exons TCTCCATTGATGACATTGAATCGGTTCGAAAGGGCCGCCACTCTGAGGGCCTTAAAAAATACACCGATGCCAGCGTTGAAGACCTCTGCTTCTCCATCATCTTCAAGGGGCGCAAGAAGAATCTCGACCTGATGGCAGAATCTCCGGAAGATGTAAATAAGTGGGTCAGCAGCCTGGAGAAGATCATCAACAACATGCACAACCTCAGTAACCAGAAGAAGAGCGAACA CTGGATATTCAGCTGCATACGTAAGGCTGACAAGAATGGCGACAACATGATGACACTAAAGGAGGTGAAACACTTCTTGAGGCAGATCAATGTTGAGGTTGATGATTCTTACGCAGCGGACCTTTTTAAG AAATGTGACACATCCAATTCAGACACCCTGGAAGGCGAAGAGATCAAGCAATTCTACGAGATGCTGACACGCCGTGAGGAGATTGATATCATTTATGGGAAATATGCTCAAACAGAGGGTCAGATGAGCGACAGAGACCTGCTGAACTTTCTGCTGAACGAGCAGCGGGAGCAGGCGACTGCAGAGGACGCCCACAGGCTGATTGAGAAATATGAAGTGGATAAAACAG CAAAGCAGAACAATTGCATGACCAAAGATGGCTTCCTGATGTACCTGCAGCAGGACGACGGCTGTATTTTGAACCCAGCCCACAGATCTGTGTATCAGGACATGAACCAGCCCCTCAACCATTACTACATCTCCTCCTCACACAACACATACCTGATGGCAGACCAACTCAAAGGGCCAAGCAGCACAGAAGCCTACATAAA AGCGCTGATGAAGAGTTGCCGATGCGTGGAGCTGGACTGTTGGGACGGGGCTAATGGAGAACCTGTTATTTACCATGGCCATACGCTCACATCCAAAGTGCTCTTCAAAGATGTTATCAAAGCCATCAAAGACTACGCCTTCAAA ACTTCCCAGTACCCAGTGATTCTGTCTCTGGAGAACCATTGTACAGTTGAGCAACAGAAGCTTATGGCCCGTCATTTGGTCTTCTTCCTGGGTGACGCTCTGGTCAAAAAGCCTCTGGGTGACACCATGCCAACTAACTTCCCATCACCTGAG GCACTTAAGGGAAAGTTCCTCATCAAGGGAAAACGACTGAACAAACTGGATTCGATCTTCACCAATAACAACGTGATAGAGGATGGCACCGTGTCTGAGGAGGACGAAGCTGCAGAGTGTAAGGAGAATAGccagaaagaaaaaccaaag AAATCAAATATCAAACTCGACAAAGAGCTCTCAGACATCGTCATCTACTGTAAGAGCGTGCACTTTAACAGCTTTGAACACGCCAGAGAAAACCAGGCCTTCTATGAAATGTCGTCCTTCAAGGAGAGTAAAGCATTCAACCTGGCTGAGACCTCAG CTACTGCCTTCATGCACCACAACATggacaaactcagcaggatCTACCCTGCTGGCTCCAGAACCGACTCCTCCAACTATAATCCGGTGCCCATGTGGAACGTTGGCTGCCAGATAG TGGCGTTGAACTTCCAGACTAACTCCAAGGAGATGCACTTAAACCAGGGACGGTTTCTGATGAACGGCTTCTGCGGCTACATCCTGAAACCTGAATTTCAGAGAAACCTGTCCTCTCAGTTTAACCCCAACGCACTTACCGAAGGGTCGTGGCTGAAGAAGAAGATCTTTCATGTCATG GTGATCTCAGCTCAGCAGTTACCTAAAATCAACAAGGAAAAGCAAAAATCCATTGTAGACCCTCTGGTGAAGGTGGAGATCCATGGTGTCCAGGCAGACAATGCCAGCAAGGAAACACATCACATTGAAAATAATG GATTCAACCCTATGTGGAATAAGAAATTCCAGTTTGACATCAGTGTGCCAGAGCTGGCCTTGGTGCGATTTCTGTTGGAGGACCACGACACAGCATCGCAGAACGATTTTATCGGGCAGTACTGTCTGCCACTCACCAGCGTACAGAACG GATATCGCCATGTCCCGGTGCTCAACAAGAGAGGGGACAACATTTCTTCTGCCAGTCTGTTTGTGCACCTCATGCTCCTGGATGCCCCGTAG